One window of the Buchnera aphidicola (Meitanaphis elongallis) genome contains the following:
- the rpsG gene encoding 30S ribosomal protein S7: MPRRRIIGHRKILSDPKFSSEIVAKFINIIMVNGKKSIAEEIVYNALKILSKRTKKNELESFDLALDNVRPTVEVKSRRVGGSTYQVPVEVRAVRRHALAMRWIVDAARKRTDKSMFLRLASELSDAVENKGSAVKKREEVHRMAEANKAFAHYRW; encoded by the coding sequence ATGCCAAGACGTCGTATTATTGGACATCGAAAAATTTTATCAGATCCAAAGTTTTCTTCTGAAATTGTTGCAAAATTTATCAATATAATAATGGTAAATGGAAAAAAATCTATTGCTGAAGAGATAGTTTATAATGCGTTAAAAATTCTATCTAAACGTACGAAAAAGAATGAATTGGAGTCATTTGATTTAGCTTTAGATAATGTTCGTCCTACTGTTGAAGTCAAATCTCGTCGTGTTGGAGGTTCAACATATCAAGTACCGGTAGAAGTTCGTGCAGTTCGAAGACATGCTTTAGCTATGAGATGGATAGTAGATGCTGCTAGAAAACGCACTGATAAGTCTATGTTTTTAAGGTTAGCTAGTGAATTATCGGATGCAGTAGAAAATAAAGGATCTGCTGTAAAGAAACGTGAAGAAGTTCATCGAATGGCAGAAGCTAACAAAGCTTTTGCACATTATCGTTGGTAA
- the rpsL gene encoding 30S ribosomal protein S12 — translation MTTVNQLVNKPRLRKIVKSNVPALNKCPQKRGVCIRVYTTTPKKPNSALRKVCRVRLTNGFEVTSYIGGEGHNLQEHSVILIRGGRVKDLPGVRYHVVRGALDCSGVKDRKKSRSKYGVKKQKS, via the coding sequence ATGACTACGGTTAATCAATTAGTTAATAAACCTCGTTTAAGAAAAATTGTAAAAAGTAATGTTCCAGCTTTGAACAAGTGCCCTCAAAAAAGAGGCGTATGCATTAGAGTATATACTACTACTCCAAAAAAACCTAATTCTGCGTTACGAAAAGTTTGTAGAGTTCGTTTAACTAATGGATTTGAAGTTACTTCTTACATTGGAGGTGAAGGTCATAATTTGCAGGAGCATTCAGTGATTTTGATTAGAGGTGGTCGTGTGAAGGATTTGCCTGGAGTTCGTTATCATGTAGTAAGAGGAGCATTAGATTGTTCTGGTGTAAAAGATAGAAAGAAAAGTCGTTCTAAATATGGTGTTAAAAAACAAAAATCATAA
- the tusB gene encoding sulfurtransferase complex subunit TusB — MLHILMRSPFEINMILLIDLLKSNDDIVALQDGVIISIDNNIFLNRLLSVPIVLHVLKQDICARGIQNKISNKVVVIDYLKFVCLTIKHEKQISW, encoded by the coding sequence ATGTTACATATTTTAATGCGTTCTCCTTTTGAAATTAATATGATACTATTAATAGATCTGTTAAAATCTAATGATGATATTGTTGCTTTGCAAGATGGTGTAATAATTTCGATAGATAATAATATTTTTCTTAATAGGTTGTTATCTGTTCCAATAGTTTTACATGTTTTAAAGCAAGATATTTGTGCACGTGGTATCCAAAATAAAATTTCTAATAAAGTGGTTGTTATAGATTATTTAAAGTTTGTATGTTTGACAATAAAACATGAAAAACAAATATCCTGGTAG
- the tusC gene encoding sulfurtransferase complex subunit TusC, with product MKSIAFIFSHVPYGTSLSREGLDSVLSISMINQNIAIFFIGDGVLQLVKNQKPNYILSHDHVSSFGILPFFGINKFYYCEDSLKERGLFCKRDFFLDIFIINRICIRKELEQYNLIISF from the coding sequence ATGAAAAGTATAGCTTTTATTTTTTCTCATGTACCTTATGGAACTAGTTTAAGTCGTGAAGGATTAGATTCTGTTTTGTCGATTTCTATGATTAATCAAAATATTGCTATTTTTTTTATTGGTGATGGTGTGTTGCAATTAGTAAAAAACCAAAAACCGAATTATATTCTATCACACGACCATGTTTCTTCATTTGGAATATTGCCATTTTTTGGAATTAATAAGTTTTATTATTGTGAAGATTCATTGAAAGAAAGAGGTCTTTTTTGTAAACGTGATTTTTTTTTAGATATTTTTATTATTAATAGAATATGTATACGAAAAGAGTTAGAACAATATAATTTAATCATTAGTTTTTGA
- the tusD gene encoding sulfurtransferase complex subunit TusD yields the protein MNYTLLVTGPPYGTQNATTAFLFSCAIIASKNKLLSIFFHFDGVLNANKLISFPSGECNLTEKWVSLHCTYSVKLNVCISAAFRRGIIKKNINDKFFKDIDSLKSSFYLTGFSELARYIEKSDRVIQF from the coding sequence ATGAATTATACATTATTAGTAACTGGTCCTCCTTATGGTACTCAGAATGCTACTACTGCTTTTTTATTTTCTTGCGCTATTATAGCTAGTAAAAATAAGTTATTAAGTATTTTTTTTCATTTTGATGGGGTATTGAATGCTAACAAATTGATTTCATTTCCTTCTGGTGAATGTAATTTAACTGAAAAATGGGTAAGCTTACATTGTACATATTCTGTAAAGTTAAACGTATGTATCAGTGCGGCATTTAGAAGAGGTATTATTAAAAAAAATATAAACGATAAATTTTTTAAGGATATTGATAGTTTGAAATCATCTTTTTATTTAACTGGATTTAGTGAATTAGCAAGATATATAGAAAAAAGCGATCGTGTTATACAATTTTAA
- the fkpA gene encoding FKBP-type peptidyl-prolyl cis-trans isomerase — MPLFLLRGIAIVIIIFCLPSIVFSKSVDSNLVSPRSSISIDKNFKNDNDQSSYALGASLGKYINNFFIDQKRLGVFLNKNILLLGIKDVIFFNSKLSTSKISQILNQLEKRLLKLEKDMAIKEVKINAIQGEKYIEKVLMKKNVKRSSTGLVFFIEKEGKGSYPKKDDIVTVNYIGSLVNGSEFDNSYKNRKPLSFPLNSVILGWQEGLTYIKKGGRIRLVIPPSLAYGEKGVPGIPGNSTLIFDIELINIKPNL, encoded by the coding sequence ATGCCCCTGTTTTTATTAAGAGGAATAGCAATAGTAATAATTATTTTTTGTTTACCTTCTATAGTGTTTTCAAAATCAGTAGATTCTAACTTAGTTTCGCCCCGCTCCAGTATATCTATTGATAAAAATTTTAAAAATGATAATGATCAGTCATCTTATGCATTAGGAGCGTCTTTAGGAAAGTATATAAATAATTTTTTTATAGATCAGAAAAGATTAGGAGTATTCTTGAATAAAAATATTTTATTGTTAGGTATTAAGGATGTAATTTTTTTTAATTCTAAATTGTCTACTAGTAAAATTTCTCAAATATTGAATCAATTAGAAAAAAGATTGTTAAAATTAGAAAAAGATATGGCAATTAAGGAAGTAAAAATAAATGCTATTCAGGGAGAAAAATATATTGAAAAAGTTTTAATGAAAAAAAACGTAAAGCGTTCGAGTACAGGTTTGGTTTTTTTTATAGAGAAAGAAGGTAAAGGATCATATCCAAAAAAAGATGATATTGTTACTGTAAATTATATTGGATCATTGGTTAATGGTAGTGAATTTGATAATTCTTATAAAAATAGAAAACCTTTATCGTTTCCTTTAAACAGTGTAATATTGGGTTGGCAAGAAGGATTAACATATATAAAAAAGGGAGGGAGAATTAGATTAGTAATTCCTCCGTCTTTGGCATATGGAGAGAAAGGAGTACCTGGAATACCAGGAAATTCTACTTTAATATTTGACATAGAATTAATTAATATAAAGCCTAATTTATAA
- the tsgA gene encoding MFS transporter TsgA, with translation MMEKNLIGLTCISFCSYALTGALIIVTGIILGNVSEYFDVPITNMSNTFTFLNAGILISIFLNSWLINVITLKKQLIAGFILTITAIWILIFHHTLTSFSIGIFMFGIVSGVTMSIGTFLITHLYKENNRASILLLTDSCFSMSGIIFPIIATYLLSNHITWYWIYPLISIFYLIIFVLTLNLKFPILNLQTIKNKKIEPWNMSIFYLSMSALLYILGQLSFISWIPEYVTKSINLNITQAGRLVSNFWMSYMIGMWIFSFVLKYFNTKNIIIYLTGISTLLIYIFNNVYNYTLLRLIIILIGFFSSAIYTIIITLASQQTKVPSPKVINFILTSGTIGTLLTFIVTGPIVKNYGSISALITSNILYGLVCIISILLNIKK, from the coding sequence ATAATGGAAAAAAATCTTATTGGACTTACTTGTATTAGTTTTTGTTCCTACGCCTTAACAGGAGCATTAATCATTGTTACTGGCATAATTTTAGGCAATGTATCTGAATATTTTGATGTACCTATCACTAATATGAGTAATACTTTTACTTTCCTAAATGCCGGAATTTTAATTTCTATTTTTTTAAATTCATGGTTAATAAATGTCATTACATTAAAAAAACAATTAATAGCCGGATTTATACTCACAATAACAGCCATATGGATACTAATATTCCATCATACGCTTACATCATTCTCCATAGGAATATTTATGTTTGGTATAGTTAGCGGAGTTACTATGTCTATAGGTACTTTTCTAATTACTCATTTATACAAAGAGAACAACAGAGCTTCTATATTATTACTAACCGATTCATGTTTTAGCATGTCAGGTATTATTTTTCCAATAATTGCAACATATCTACTTTCCAATCATATTACATGGTACTGGATCTATCCTTTAATAAGCATATTTTACCTAATTATATTTGTATTGACTTTAAACCTAAAGTTTCCCATCTTAAATTTACAAACTATAAAAAATAAAAAAATAGAACCATGGAACATGTCTATTTTTTACTTATCAATGTCGGCATTATTATACATATTAGGACAACTAAGCTTTATTTCATGGATTCCAGAATACGTTACAAAATCTATTAACTTAAATATCACCCAAGCTGGAAGATTAGTAAGCAATTTTTGGATGTCATATATGATAGGAATGTGGATCTTCAGTTTTGTATTAAAATATTTTAATACAAAAAATATAATTATATATCTAACAGGAATATCCACATTATTAATATACATATTTAACAATGTTTACAATTATACATTATTACGACTAATTATAATCTTAATAGGTTTCTTTTCTAGTGCTATTTATACTATTATAATTACGTTAGCATCTCAACAAACTAAAGTACCTTCTCCAAAAGTAATTAATTTCATTTTAACTAGCGGAACAATAGGCACATTACTAACCTTTATAGTTACTGGCCCCATCGTTAAAAATTATGGATCTATCTCAGCTTTGATTACATCTAACATATTATATGGACTAGTATGTATAATATCTATATTACTCAATATTAAAAAATAA
- the trpS gene encoding tryptophan--tRNA ligase → MNNIKKILFSAIQPSGQLTIGNYIGVIRQWKKMQDSYVCFYCIADLHSITVRHSSVELKRNILDTVALYLACGIDPYKSIVFLQSHVHHHSQLYWLLTCHTYYGELSRMTQFKSKSLQNVKNINAGLLNYPVLMASDILLYNTNIVPIGCDQIQHLELVCKIAYRFNSCYGDIFTIPAKYIVKNGSNILSLLDPNRKMSKSDLNSNNVIFLLENIKSVSKKIKLAITDSNNPPSIHYDIVNKKGISNLLNIFSSLTDKKISDLEKEFYGKSYMCFKSDIIEVISDVMSKIQSSYFYYRKHEDYLKKILYYGASRARTKANKLLKKVKEVIGFI, encoded by the coding sequence GTGAACAATATTAAAAAGATTTTGTTTAGCGCTATACAACCTTCTGGGCAGTTAACTATTGGAAATTATATTGGTGTAATACGTCAATGGAAAAAAATGCAAGATAGTTATGTATGTTTTTATTGTATTGCTGACTTGCATTCTATTACTGTGCGTCATTCATCTGTAGAACTGAAAAGGAATATATTAGATACAGTAGCTTTATATTTAGCTTGTGGTATTGATCCATATAAAAGTATTGTTTTTCTTCAATCACATGTTCATCATCATTCTCAGTTGTATTGGTTACTTACGTGTCATACTTATTATGGAGAATTGTCTAGAATGACACAATTTAAGAGTAAGTCTTTACAAAATGTTAAAAACATAAACGCTGGATTATTAAACTATCCTGTTTTAATGGCATCTGACATTTTGCTATATAATACTAATATTGTTCCTATTGGATGTGATCAAATTCAACATTTGGAATTGGTTTGTAAAATTGCATATCGATTTAATTCATGTTATGGTGATATATTTACTATTCCTGCTAAATATATAGTAAAAAATGGTTCTAACATTTTATCATTATTAGATCCAAATAGAAAAATGTCTAAATCTGATCTTAATAGTAATAATGTCATTTTTTTATTAGAAAATATTAAAAGTGTATCTAAAAAAATTAAGTTAGCTATTACTGATTCGAATAATCCTCCTAGTATTCATTATGACATAGTTAATAAAAAAGGAATATCAAATTTGTTAAACATTTTTTCTAGTTTGACAGACAAAAAAATTTCCGATTTAGAGAAAGAATTTTATGGAAAGTCATATATGTGTTTTAAATCAGATATAATTGAAGTTATATCTGATGTAATGAGTAAAATACAGTCTTCTTATTTTTATTATAGAAAACATGAAGATTATTTGAAAAAAATATTATATTATGGTGCATCTAGAGCGCGTACTAAAGCAAATAAATTGTTAAAAAAAGTAAAAGAGGTAATAGGATTTATTTAG
- the rpe gene encoding ribulose-phosphate 3-epimerase, with protein MKSFWLAPSILSANFARLGEDIKNVLEAGGDIIHFDVMDNHYVPNLTFGPMVLKSIRNYGITSVIDVHLMVAPVDDLIVKFSEAGANFITIHPESTNHLDRSLNLIKNCGCKVGLGINPATTLNILEHVMDKLDIILLMSVNPGFSGQQFIPTMYKKLLQARKLIDDSRLNILLEVDGGINLKNFKKVASCGVDIFVIGSSIFLSKNYKKTIEDMRRILN; from the coding sequence ATGAAATCTTTTTGGTTAGCACCTTCTATTTTATCTGCAAATTTTGCACGATTAGGAGAGGATATTAAAAATGTATTAGAAGCAGGAGGAGATATTATCCATTTTGATGTTATGGATAATCATTATGTTCCTAACTTAACTTTTGGACCTATGGTACTAAAATCTATTAGAAACTATGGTATTACTTCAGTGATTGATGTCCATCTTATGGTTGCTCCAGTAGATGATTTAATAGTTAAATTTTCTGAAGCAGGAGCTAATTTTATTACTATTCATCCTGAGTCAACTAATCATTTAGATCGTTCTTTAAATCTAATTAAAAATTGTGGTTGTAAAGTTGGATTAGGTATTAATCCTGCAACTACTTTAAACATTTTAGAACATGTAATGGACAAATTAGATATAATTTTATTAATGTCTGTTAATCCTGGATTTTCAGGACAGCAATTTATACCTACTATGTATAAAAAATTATTACAAGCACGAAAATTGATAGATGATAGTCGCTTAAATATTTTATTAGAAGTGGATGGAGGAATAAATTTAAAGAACTTTAAAAAAGTAGCATCTTGTGGAGTGGATATTTTTGTAATAGGTTCATCTATTTTTTTATCAAAAAACTATAAAAAGACTATTGAAGATATGCGTCGTATACTTAATTGA
- the aroB gene encoding 3-dehydroquinate synthase, protein MDKLEVFLGSRTYCINIGSAIFDTENIFSPLRSGDQVMLVTNNIVANIWKNSVYFHLKKLGIKIDCVVLPDGEATKNVGSMEYIISELLKNLHGRDTTVIALGGGVIGDISGFVASIYQRGVRFIQVPTTLLSQVDASIGGKTSINHVLGKNMIGSFWQPTSVIINLDCLSTLPKNQLISGMAEVIKYAIIFDHAFFDWLDENINYVLKLDPIAMSYCVRKCCEIKKIIVEQDERENGFRALLNLGHTYGHAIEAHLGYGTWLHGEAVSVGIVMASETSVLLGLLSVFERDRIINLLNKVGLPTKCPKSMVVSSYYEKFLRDKKVISGIIRLVLPTAIGKAMIYSNVEKDVLMSVISSCL, encoded by the coding sequence TTGGATAAATTAGAAGTCTTTTTAGGAAGTAGAACGTATTGCATTAATATTGGATCGGCTATATTTGATACAGAAAATATTTTTTCTCCACTGCGTTCTGGTGATCAAGTTATGTTAGTTACTAATAATATAGTAGCTAATATTTGGAAGAATAGTGTTTATTTTCATTTAAAGAAACTTGGTATTAAAATAGATTGTGTTGTCTTACCTGATGGAGAAGCTACTAAAAATGTAGGTTCAATGGAATATATTATATCAGAATTGCTTAAAAATTTGCATGGAAGAGATACTACTGTAATAGCATTAGGTGGTGGAGTTATTGGTGATATATCAGGTTTTGTAGCTTCAATATATCAACGTGGAGTTAGATTTATACAAGTTCCTACTACATTGTTATCTCAAGTAGATGCTTCTATTGGTGGTAAAACGTCTATTAATCATGTTCTTGGAAAAAATATGATTGGTTCATTTTGGCAACCTACTTCGGTGATTATAAATTTAGATTGTTTATCTACATTGCCTAAAAATCAATTAATATCTGGTATGGCGGAAGTGATAAAGTATGCTATTATTTTTGATCATGCTTTTTTTGATTGGTTAGATGAAAATATTAATTATGTTTTAAAGTTAGATCCAATAGCAATGTCTTATTGTGTTCGAAAATGTTGTGAAATTAAAAAAATAATTGTAGAACAGGATGAGAGAGAAAATGGTTTCAGAGCTCTATTAAATCTTGGGCATACATATGGTCATGCAATTGAAGCTCATTTAGGATATGGGACATGGTTACATGGAGAAGCGGTATCAGTTGGAATAGTTATGGCTTCTGAAACTTCTGTATTATTAGGTTTGTTAAGTGTGTTTGAAAGAGATAGAATTATCAATTTGTTAAATAAGGTAGGTTTGCCTACGAAATGTCCTAAAAGTATGGTTGTTAGTTCTTATTACGAAAAATTTTTAAGAGATAAAAAAGTTATTTCGGGGATTATAAGGTTGGTATTACCTACGGCTATAGGAAAGGCCATGATTTATTCTAATGTAGAAAAAGATGTACTAATGTCTGTGATTAGTAGTTGTTTATAG
- the aroK gene encoding shikimate kinase AroK yields the protein MAEKRNIFLIGPMGAGKSTIGRQLAQQLNMEFYDSDQEIEKRTGVDISWVFDVEGEVKFREREQKIISELTSRHGIVLATGGGSIKLKETRNKLSSRGIVVYLETTIEKQLIRTKKDKKRPLLQVKDKPTQAVLESLAIERNPLYREIADIVVSMNEKSIKAVVFHIIHLLNKN from the coding sequence ATGGCAGAAAAACGAAACATCTTTTTAATTGGACCGATGGGTGCTGGAAAAAGTACTATTGGTCGTCAGTTAGCTCAACAATTAAACATGGAATTTTATGATTCTGATCAAGAAATTGAAAAAAGAACTGGTGTTGATATCAGCTGGGTGTTTGATGTAGAAGGTGAAGTAAAATTTAGAGAGCGCGAACAAAAAATAATTAGTGAGTTGACTAGTAGACATGGAATTGTATTAGCTACGGGTGGTGGTTCTATTAAGTTAAAAGAAACTAGAAATAAGTTGTCGTCTCGTGGAATTGTAGTATATTTAGAAACCACTATAGAAAAACAATTAATTAGGACTAAAAAGGATAAAAAAAGACCTTTATTACAAGTTAAAGATAAACCAACACAAGCTGTTTTAGAATCGTTAGCTATTGAAAGGAATCCTTTATATAGAGAAATAGCAGATATCGTTGTTTCAATGAATGAAAAAAGTATTAAGGCAGTAGTATTTCATATCATTCATTTATTGAATAAAAATTAG
- the deoD gene encoding purine-nucleoside phosphorylase has product MTTPHINAKKGDFSDFVLMPGDPIRAKYIAKNYLDNVIEVTNVRSMLGFTGNYRGKRISVMGHGIGIPSCLIYVQELITKYHVQKIIRIGTCGTVCKDINLSDLIVCLGASTDSKTNRLKFKDNDFAAVASFDLVCNLVLASKNLGFHINVGNLFTTDLFYHNDDDILKIVKRFNILGIDMETAGLYSISAEFGIKSASICTVSDHILKKSRISSKDRESSLDNMIRISLDSTMLD; this is encoded by the coding sequence ATGACAACTCCTCATATTAATGCAAAAAAAGGGGATTTTTCTGATTTTGTTCTTATGCCTGGCGACCCTATTCGAGCAAAGTATATTGCAAAAAATTATTTAGATAACGTGATAGAAGTAACTAATGTTCGTTCTATGTTGGGATTTACTGGAAATTATAGGGGTAAACGAATTTCTGTAATGGGGCATGGTATTGGAATACCTTCATGTTTGATTTATGTACAAGAGTTAATTACAAAATATCATGTTCAAAAAATTATTCGTATTGGTACTTGTGGAACTGTTTGCAAAGATATAAATCTTAGTGATCTTATTGTTTGTTTAGGTGCTTCTACTGATTCTAAAACAAATAGGTTAAAGTTTAAAGATAATGATTTTGCAGCTGTTGCAAGTTTTGATTTAGTGTGTAATTTAGTTTTAGCTTCTAAAAATTTGGGTTTTCATATAAATGTAGGAAACTTATTTACGACAGATTTGTTTTATCATAATGACGACGATATTTTAAAAATTGTTAAACGATTTAATATTCTTGGGATAGATATGGAAACTGCAGGATTATATAGTATATCTGCAGAATTTGGAATAAAATCTGCATCAATTTGTACAGTATCTGATCATATTTTAAAAAAAAGTAGAATCAGTTCTAAAGATAGAGAGTCTAGTTTAGATAATATGATACGTATTTCCTTAGATTCAACTATGTTAGATTGA
- a CDS encoding phosphopentomutase has translation MKRAFIIVLDSFGIGSTSDAHKFNDVGANTFGNIVKYCYLGKANHGRSGPLCVPNLVSLGLLRAAEKSIGKNLFGIDKNITIKGSYAYASEISSGKDTSSGHWEIAGVPVLYDWDYFSNVRNSFPQYILDKIVDMCDLPGFLGNCHSSGTVILNDFGEEHINTKKPIFYTSIDSVFQVACHETIFGLKKLYALCRIIRKILDEEKINIGRVIARPFVGNKRFFFKRTGNRRDFSVKPHDMTVMKKLINEKLGQVVSIGKISDIYAGEGITKQVHATGLLELFNSTIYEIEKSQHNTIVFVNFVDFDALWGHRRDVSGYAKGLEWFDSRIPKLLHLIKKDDILIITADHGCDPTWIGTDHTRENVPILIYWPTIEPKFLGHRKTFSDIAQTLAKYFGLSSMKFGKEMFCKL, from the coding sequence ATGAAACGCGCATTTATTATAGTTTTGGATTCTTTTGGAATTGGTTCAACAAGTGATGCGCATAAATTTAATGATGTTGGTGCTAATACTTTTGGGAATATAGTAAAATATTGTTATTTGGGAAAAGCTAATCATGGTAGATCTGGTCCATTGTGTGTACCTAATTTAGTTTCTCTTGGATTGTTACGTGCTGCCGAGAAATCAATAGGAAAAAATTTGTTTGGCATTGATAAGAATATAACTATTAAAGGAAGTTATGCTTATGCAAGTGAAATTTCATCAGGAAAAGATACATCTTCGGGTCATTGGGAAATAGCTGGAGTCCCAGTGTTGTACGACTGGGATTACTTTAGTAATGTACGTAATAGTTTTCCACAATACATATTAGATAAAATTGTTGATATGTGTGATTTGCCCGGATTTTTAGGAAATTGTCATTCTTCTGGTACTGTTATATTAAACGATTTTGGAGAAGAACATATAAATACAAAGAAACCTATTTTTTATACTTCTATTGATTCAGTATTTCAAGTAGCTTGTCATGAAACCATTTTTGGTTTAAAAAAATTATATGCATTGTGTAGAATTATTCGGAAAATATTAGACGAAGAAAAAATTAATATTGGTAGGGTTATTGCTAGACCTTTTGTTGGTAATAAAAGATTTTTTTTTAAAAGAACAGGTAATCGGAGGGATTTTTCAGTTAAACCTCATGATATGACTGTTATGAAAAAATTGATTAACGAAAAACTTGGACAGGTAGTTTCAATAGGTAAAATTTCGGATATTTATGCAGGAGAAGGAATTACAAAACAAGTTCATGCGACAGGATTATTAGAATTATTTAATTCCACTATATATGAGATAGAAAAATCACAACACAATACCATTGTTTTTGTTAACTTTGTAGATTTTGATGCTTTATGGGGACATAGACGTGATGTTTCGGGTTATGCTAAAGGATTAGAGTGGTTTGATAGTCGTATACCAAAATTATTACATTTAATAAAAAAAGATGATATTTTAATTATTACAGCTGATCATGGATGTGATCCTACTTGGATAGGTACTGATCATACAAGAGAAAATGTTCCAATATTAATTTATTGGCCAACTATTGAACCAAAATTTTTAGGTCATCGTAAAACATTTTCAGATATAGCTCAAACTTTAGCTAAATATTTTGGTTTATCTTCAATGAAGTTTGGAAAAGAAATGTTTTGTAAATTATAA
- the ansA gene encoding asparaginase, protein MRKKSIYISYTGGTIGMKKSRYGYIPVSGYLQKQLIDIPDFHRPEMPLFTINEYKPLIDSSNMTPIEWRTIAEDIYKNYKKYDGFIILHGTDTMAYTASALSFILENLRKPVIVTGSQIPLSELRSDGQQNLLNSLFIAAHYPIPEVTLLFNNKLYRGNRTTKSHANGLNAFSSPNFSTLLEIEISIKYVKKSWKTKKNKDLKINPIIQQSIGIIIIYPGISANIIYNFLRQPIKSLILCSYGIGNAPQNKEFLQALHDAYKKNVIVVNLTQCMSGTVNMNGYATGNSLAKVGVISGYDLTIEAALTKLHFLLSKNLTSAEVRKNMQKNLRGELTNPDC, encoded by the coding sequence ATGCGTAAAAAATCTATATATATATCTTATACCGGCGGGACTATTGGTATGAAAAAATCACGTTACGGATATATTCCAGTTTCAGGATATCTACAAAAACAATTAATTGATATTCCAGATTTTCACAGACCTGAAATGCCATTATTTACTATTAATGAATATAAACCATTAATTGATTCTTCAAACATGACTCCTATAGAATGGAGAACAATAGCAGAAGATATCTACAAAAATTATAAAAAATATGATGGGTTCATTATTCTACATGGTACAGATACTATGGCCTATACTGCATCAGCATTATCGTTTATACTAGAAAATTTAAGAAAACCAGTGATTGTAACTGGTTCACAAATTCCATTATCCGAATTGCGATCTGACGGGCAACAAAATTTATTAAATTCACTATTCATAGCTGCACATTATCCTATTCCTGAAGTCACTTTATTGTTTAATAATAAACTTTATCGAGGCAATAGAACAACGAAATCTCATGCAAATGGACTAAATGCTTTTTCATCACCTAATTTCAGTACATTATTAGAAATAGAAATATCTATTAAATACGTAAAAAAATCTTGGAAAACAAAAAAAAACAAAGACCTTAAAATTAACCCTATAATACAACAATCAATTGGAATAATAATTATATATCCAGGTATTTCAGCAAATATTATATATAATTTTCTTAGACAACCTATTAAATCTCTCATCTTATGTTCATATGGAATAGGTAATGCACCGCAAAATAAAGAATTTCTACAAGCTCTTCATGATGCTTACAAAAAAAACGTAATAGTAGTTAATTTAACTCAATGTATGTCAGGTACTGTAAATATGAATGGATATGCAACAGGAAATTCTCTTGCTAAAGTGGGCGTAATCAGTGGATACGATTTAACAATAGAAGCAGCATTAACAAAATTACATTTTCTTTTAAGTAAAAATCTAACCAGTGCCGAAGTCCGAAAAAACATGCAAAAAAACTTAAGAGGTGAACTCACAAATCCTGATTGTTAA